Part of the Candoia aspera isolate rCanAsp1 chromosome 1, rCanAsp1.hap2, whole genome shotgun sequence genome, ggagggagagagggagggagggagaataagCAGAATTCTGAGGGGAAATTTGGTACAGCTGGAAGGTGCTGTGGACTAGAGAGACCTCAGCCAACCGACCATGGTAATAATGGAGATCAGCTATAACTGCCTTAAGTGCGCAGACATGACAGTTATGTATTCCAGAAAGATGTGAGTTCTACTTGGTTTCAAAGGTTTGTTTAACACTTATTCTGTGGCATAAATATGCTATTGAACTGCATGATTGAGGGATACTCTTGTTTTGCAAATACTCCCCAGATGTTTCTGAAATCTAACTTAAAAATAGTCCCattttattatatgcatttttttttctccctgaagcCCTGGGAGCTACTCTGCTCACTTGCAAAGTAAATCTGGGTCAGAATTCATGGTTGGATGAAAACATTGGGGAGGAGTTGCAGGGTAAGATAACCAACTGGAAGGGAAAAAGTGAACAGGGCTACCAGGttgggctgcaaaagtctggaTTACTACTAGATAACATTTTCTATGTGTGTGTCTTTAGTCATTCTTGACACCTGGTGACTCTAGCTGGACATGTACATgtagttgtcttggcaagattttcagaagcggtttgccattgctttcttcctagggctgaaaaagGGTGCCTGGCCCAAGTAATTCAGCTGGTTTTGtagtctaaggcaggactagaactcatggtctctgtgtttctagcctggtaccaaactggctttcagatAATAGGAAAACTCTAATTTTCCTGCCATCACATTGAAACTTGGATTTTTAcagaccagatctggtagctctaaatTAAATACCCTTTCCCTTTCACATTTTCCTGAGGGTCTTAGAAtgatcaaatatttaaaagatactGAACATATAAATTTTATTCAGGCAaacaaagtaacttttttttaaaatttgccatATCCAGGTAATGCTGTTAGCCACTTTAAAAGGCTTTGAAAACAAAGGGAAACATGTTGGTTATATATAACACTTTTTATAGTTTTCCATATAACTCTAAAATATGGCTATAAAGTACCATATTTTCTTACTATCTATAATGCATATATATGCCTCGTGTAGCACAGAGTGGtaaggcggcagtattgcaaccaaaactctccccatgacccaaattcgatcccagcggaagctggattctcgggtagccggctcaggttggctcagccttccatccttctgaggtcggtaaaatgagcgcccagcttgctggggaaggagacgactggggaaggcaatggcaaaccgccccgctctgtagtctgccaagaaaacatcgtgaaagtggcgtccccccaaagggtcagacatgactcggtgcttgcacaggggacctttcacataatgcaaatgctgtttgtaTTGCCATCTGAATGTCCTGTTTGTTTACCTGGGTGGACAACAATTGAATTTTGATTTTATAGTGGTAGAACAAGTGGTTTACGTTGCAGAGTCTAACTGTGTGTATGCCAACATCCAAACTTCCACTGTATTAGAAATACTATTTTCAGGGCTGTAGAAATCCAGAGCTAGGTAGCAACAACTTTACTGCCATTTAGTGCTTGTCTAAATGTTTACATCCCAGTGTGCATTATTGCATCACTTAAACCAGCGGGTGCTGAATTGCAGCCTTGGGTTTAGTCTGGTTGAAAAGAGCAGAAAGGGCAGCAAGAGATAGTATTCCAATATTGGAGTTTCTTCTTATCTACAGTAGCAGTATATTAGAACTCAGTCATCTGCATGAGATTCTGAAACCACTGTGTATCATAAGGGAAAACACGACTGAAAAATTTATTCTTGTCATGGATCTTTCTTACTGCTAGATGACTGAATTAGGACATTTGGCTATGATTTACAGGTGATTGCAATACAACAAAACAACAGCAATGTCATTCAATGATGCTGATGATTCCTATTAGAATCAGTAGCTGATTTTGGAGCATCTATAAAATGTGAAGGTTTTGAAAGAGTTGTTTATAAGACTGAATGAAACATGATGTTTGAATATACattgaaaagaaatgtatttgatGCTTAAACATTTGGCTTTAACCTTACTTTACAAACTTCTCTTTCAAGAAAAGCTTCCTCAGTGACTTCCCTGAATTGCTGAATTCATCTCTGACAACTGGTTATCTTCATTAAATTTTAAGGTACATCATTCCTTGTGTCTGAAGGTATCAAGAGTTGAGGACATCCAGTTCAAGGATTCTTTCAGTCTACTATGgtgtgtatattttttaaaaaaccccagACCTTTAATTGACAATATTCCTAATTTTATATGATAGGTGATTAAATGTCACGTTGTAATGTGTTATCTAGCCTTGAGAATATGGAGAACCTAAATAATGTGTCCGAATTCATCCTGCTGGGACTTACTCAGGATCAGGAATTACAGAAAGTCTGTCTTGATCTGTTTTTGATCTTCTACATGGCAATTCTGCTGGGGAATCTACTGATCATTGTTACAATCAAGAGCAGTCGCCACCTGACTTCTCCCATGTATTTCTTTCTCAGTTACCTTTCCTTCATAGATATCTGTTATTCCTCTGTCACCGCTCCCAAACTGATAGCTGACTTCCTTGTTAAGAAGAAAACCATCTCTTTTGTTGGTTGCATGGCACAGCTCTTTGGGGTTCACTTCTTTGGTTGTGCTGAAATTTTCCTTCTGACAGTGATGGCCTACGACCGATACATTGCGATCTCCAAGCCTCTCCACTATACCACTATTATGAACAAGGGAGTCTGCAGTTGCATGGTGGTTCTTTCATGGCTGGGTGGGTTTGTACATTCAATGGTACAGACACTCCTCACTACACAGCTACCCTTCTGTGGGCCTAATGAAATTGACCACTATTTTTGTGATGTTCACCCTTTGTTGAAATTGGCCTGCACTGATACCTACACAGTTGGACTCATTGTCATTGCCAACAGTGGCATGATTTCCCTCAGTTGTTTTCTTGTGCTGGCTGTTTCCTACATTGTGATCCTACTCACGCTGAGGACTCGTTCGTCCGAAGGACGTCTCAAGGCTCTTTCCACCTGTGCCTCCCACATCACTGTTGTGATTCTGTTTTTGGGCCCCTGCATCTTCCTTTACATGAGGCCTTCCACCACATTCTCAGAGGACAAGAGTGTTGCTGTTTTCTACACGATTATCACCCCTTTGCTCAATCCGTTAATTTATACCTTGAGAAATGAAGAGGTGAAAAAAGCCATGAGAACATTATGGAGCAAAAGAGTAATTTGGAATAGGACAttaaaagtggatttaaaaatataaCCTTGGTATAATTCTATGTCAGATTAATGGTGGAGAAAAGTGGATTAGTGTCAGTACTGGGcctgttggaagagggtgttttcCATCTTTAACAAGGTTTCAATAAAAATGCATCTTGTCCCCTTGAAAAAAATGAGTATATAAGTGAAATGTCTAATTCGCATGACTTACATTTTGATACAATGTATAAAGGACCTTTTCCCCCTAAGTTTCATGGCTAGGGACAGAAGATTTAACCTCTCGTCCTGGCATACAAGGAAAACAGTAACTATTACATTTTGAGATTTAATATTTACTTAACAATAATTGTTGTTGCTATATCCTCGTGATGTTGGGTCAACACAGAGAGAAAATGTCCCACTTAGTTTTGTAAAGCTTATTTAATGTGGTTATCTGTGTTTCTGGAATGCTAATTTATTCTTTCTCCTGCTGCAGTAGTTCTATTCTGATAATTCAAGGAGCACCAGTTTTGTGTGTTAACTACCCAAGAGGTACCAAGGAGCTTTATAAGTTTGATCTCCGTATAGTCAAATTTGAATGCATTTGCTATTTAGAATCACTTGCATCTGAGGAAATCCATgtgggaaattaattttaaaaaccgAAAGCTTGCCTGCCTATAGGGAGATATGCAATGATTATGGTTGCGTTCTGGGGCCAGTATGTCTGTGGACTGTGTTCTCCAGCTGAAGGAGGAACACTAGGAATGGCCACATTTGCCttgtctgtgtgtatttgtgtgtgtgtgtgtgtgtgtgtgtgtgaatccttggtgctctctgagtttggttgtttgcttgcagatgtttcattgcccaactaggtaacatcaccagtgcaagtgagcgtggggtttgctctctgtttatatagagtagcttgccttgccagtgttggtgggggtgtggttttctccttggtagttccttgattagggtatagttttctgcttgattgtttgtctgcttgttttttccttcccccccccccacatgtttTTTCCTCCCCACAATTTTAAATATGCAATGTCAGCAAGTCTCTCTGTTACTATGGATATCTGCAGGGGGAGGCAAATGATAAAATGTGTGTGACTATGTGTTCATAAGATTTCAAGATGCAAATGCATAATTGTGGCATTTACGTGATGGCATCATTGCATGTATACTGTTATTTTGATATCATTGGGCTTTGTTATGGATGCCGCTGTCTATCACCCACACTGTTCTTTGGGCTTTTTTGGCTCTGTTGCCCTTTCGATTTCAGGGCGGTGTAATACAGAAGCAAGAACTTTTCTAGCTCAGAACTCAGGAAATGTAGTAGAAAATGAAGAGGCTTATTGCTTGCTGAGGGTGTTTGTCAAAGCTTGTCTTGACATGTGAAAAGAAAAACCCAGAGTCACCTACCTTATGGTAGTGACCTACCTAATGGTAGTGAGCTAGACCAGAGGCATGAAGGGACAGCACAGAGGACCTTTTGACCCAGGAATTGGGAGGCTTGGAGAGAATAGTGGCCTACATTAACATTCTTGTGAGGATGCAATCTCTTCAACAGAGAATCCAGTGTAAATCCAATCTTTGCTCAATGTGTGTGAATAAAGCCAGGGCACAGAACTTTGCCAGTGGGAGAGATTTGGAGGAGGATGCTGGCGAAGTCTAGCTTGCACATTTCCAGTCAGCTACTTTTCTGTTTATCCCATTAGCACTGTAACTACCCCAACCTCATTTGAGCTCTCttctatgttttattgttaataacattaataataaaatcCATTTTGAATGTATTAAATTGTCTTGAGTgttttatcttgcctttcctctaaGAAGATCATGGTTTTGTATGTTGGGTCACTCAGGTAGGCAGGAAGAGATGATGTTGTCCTCAGCCTGCCCCTAGGCTGCTGGGCATTTGACTTCCCACTGAGTGTCCCTGTTCTGCATCAGACGTAATGTTTTGGTGCAAGGAGGACACCCTGTTACACCTCCATTCCAGATGGCTGGTCTGTACTCTGATGGGTAACTCCCAGTCCCTGCTTCCTGCCTTTGACCTCCATTTCATGATTAGCTGCTGGCCTGCCTCCCATGGAATGCTGGACAGAAAAGGATTTCTGAAGACAGCTTCATTTCCAGATAGGTTATTCATGGGTGTCAAGCCACTTTAGGGTGCAGTGCAGAAAAATCCAACCCTTTGTGAAGTCTGGGAGCATTCCTTGTTTACTGCTGATATTCTCAAGCACTTATGAAGCCTCTATTGACAGCTTCCTCAATAGGCATACTTCACTGTGTTCTTACTATCAACAGTGTTTATGCAGAATATAAGTAGCCACTTGAAGGACTGGCTGTCAGACAAGCCTTGCTCTTGGATTACCACAGAGCAGAGGCAAGAAAGGTCAAGTCCCTTGATATCTGAGCAGAACTGCAATAAATCTTTGAACACAGAACAAATCTCCAGATCAGCCCAAACTggaacataaagaaagaaattcagcTCCAGTGAGTGGGCAGATATGTCAGGGAAGCAGCTGGGGTCTTTTCCTTCCTTATCTTTGTGCTGTGTTCCACCAAGTTTTTTCCATCTCCAAAGGGTGAACCATGGAGATGAAATAAGATAGCACAAACAGTTAACATAGGAGCCAAGGAACACACCAACTTTTATTAAGTAActtaaaatgggttttaaaacAGATTCACTTATTTTTCTGTATCTCATCAGTGCTAGCCAGCCACAGCCCTACAGTTATTCCTGACCCTGTCTCTTTTGCTGGGTGTCACGGgtccttttttaaaaccatgctcaattggattgacccagactcaagaaaGATACAAAAGTGCTGGACCCTGGACAGGTGGTTTCTTTATACCTCCCTATAAGgattggggagatgttttattttgtaaacagaCATATAAAAGTGATATGTGAGGGCttcctatattctattctattgctatctctatactattactatggtAATGACTATTACAATATACTATTACTCttcaattactattactatgacaATGTTTATACTATTACCTACTACCCATTACTCTATTATAATTACCTATGTACTGTGCTCTATACTATTACCATTATGCATCAACAATTCTTTCTTAAGCTTGTTCTGTCTTAAGTCCcctctctctgagatttcttcttcttttgctgtTAATGGCCAGCATCTTGCACCTTTTTTTAACTTGTGCTTTGCCTTTTTGGGCCTCTATACTTTTCTGCTCTTTTGGACCAtccactccttctgaaggaaaaatgccTTGGAGACTATGCTGTTTCCTGGTGGCTGAAGAGCTCCAAAACCTGTATCTCCTTCATTCTCCCCTTATCTCCCCGCACACCTctgtcaaggttgcagctttattggcagCTTTGCGGTGCTGACGCTGGGGGGAAGGCACacatgggagggaaagaaggcagaaAGGTCTCATGTGGAGGAATCTGCCTTTTTTGTAGAAAAGCAATGCGAAATTTTAAATCACCAAGTCTGTTTCCTCCTAAAAGGACATCTAGGGCTTTTCTATTTCACAGCAACCAGAGTTgacataaacaaaaaaacaactgcaTGTAAAAAAACTGATATTTCTGTGATCAAAGGAAAATGAAGGGAAACAATTTTCATTTAACTGAGGCAAACTTtaagaactaaaaagaaaaacatgaaacaCCACgagtttaaaaaaagcattaaaaataatgtaagactaaaaaaaagagaaaaatacagagCACAGTGAAATAATTAACACTACAGGACTTCCAGAAATCTGAAAATAATGAGTAAAGTAACTCCCCTCCTAGATGATCCATTCCCCcctaaacaatacaaaaaatagcTTATTAAAAAGCATAGCTTGTTCTTCAACTGATCCTAGATAAATAAACTTCTCTTCAGCCTCTGGATCAAAACATTTCTTTACTGTCCAGAGTTAAGCAGAACATCACCAGAAAAGACGGAATCTTTaatcccctctctctctttttgcagtCAAATGAATTTAATTGCttctgtttctcaactgtggaAAAATAATTGTCTTATCTGCATTCTGTTCCAAAAATCATGCTTGCCAACATGAATACAAGATACTATCCTGTACTGTAGATCTAAAAATCTAACTATAATAGACCTGGACAGTACTGAATGTAAGTAGAAATTCACATGATAGGTAATTTCAATTTCCAGCTTGTATTCTGACAGCAGTGAAAAAAATCAGTAGTAATAGCGTGTGCTATTTTTAATGGGGGCTTATCTGTTTGCTTAATCAGTGACATCCTCAAAGTAAACGAAAACCCATGTGATCCTGATGTCACCAGGTCATGACCCTAACCATATATGACATGCTTCTCCCCAAACCGTGTGATCAAAGATCATGACACCTACCAGATATGATGTGTTTATCCTAACCCCACCAAGAAAAAAAGCTTCTAGTCAACCCAAGAGTGACTGATTAACTAAGCTTTAACCCTAGCCCAAATCCTATATGGATTCAAATAAGAACCAGATGAAATGAATAATTAACAGAACCCTAGGCTTCATTGTATTCTGGAAGCAAACCATATTGTGTTCATTATGACGGTGAGCCTAACGATGTggagtttttaaaatcagtgccttgaatgcaggaaaaaaaaagcctttttttaaagccagagaCTGAGTTGCTCCCTTTTCTAGATTTTATTTCCGAATTCCAAATACTTGGTTCTGTTCTGCTCCCTCCAGGATCAGATGCCAATTGTCATGCTGGCACAGCAGATGTACCCCCATCTAACACACAGTACTTTTAGAAGcttactagacaacctgtgacccattgggtcatcgtttcagaaatatttccttaccagattcctcaatgccttcaacaatggcagagctgctaatgtactgccttcactggaaaagttcttaaaaattcagggagatattcagagatgtatctgccttgaaaatagcccatgtcattcatattgaactgtatagcacagtcaaacatcaggacttgaccataggaaatgttttatgatttttttgtattatgtcataaaatgttttatgctaatttttatatcataaattcttttctaaaatttgccaaatgtctattccatgggagtcatgaatcccagattttggacacattctgtaagttagcccacttGAGGCACCTTGGTTCAAAACTGGTTGCCCTtcgatgcaccatttcacccagataaaggttacaaagtatcaaacagacaccagCGTTTTAGTAGTATATGGATACATAGGTTTTCCCAGATGGCACTGGCAACGCCCATTGGGGTTGAGAAGTACTGCTATAAGAATTCACTTCAAATGAGTGCTAATTAACTTCTGAAAACTAGATTAAAAGGAGTTCAGCACATTAAAAAAGTTCATAgtttagcatttattttttattgggaAACCTTCAAATTCTTCTGGGAGGTCGTTAACTGGATCAGTGATGTAATGGCAGAACGCAGccacatttaaatatttcattttgtcaTTCTGAATAAGGGAAGAGAGACAAGCTGTAAGAGCAACACTTCTTGCTggagagagaaagtgtgtgtCATTGGCTTCTGCTGGGCTTTTTCTTGTAAAGAAAGCATACTATAGCTTATAGAGTTCAGAAAAATAGGACAAATTGCAGGGCATTCAAAgccaatttatttattgaagagcTTCATTGAAATCCTTCTGGCTAGTCAAGAGGGAGAGTGCGTCAATAGAATTCTGAGGGCAACTTTGGGAGTGCTGGAGATGCTGTGGACTGGAGAGAATGTCAAAGAAAACCAATCAGGTAATGGTGGAGGTCAGCAACTTAGATGGAAAGAGAGTACCTATATGTGATGGCTATTATAGTCCAGAATGATGAACTAATttcaaagctttctttttttttcacaccAGTTCTCTGGCACATATATGCTATTGAACAGTATAACTACAGAATACTCTGGTTTCTCAATTACctccaggcccacaactagggtctgtgtcaccggggcaaacatggattccctgcccattttggcaccccccagcgcagtgcccggggcacatgccccacttgtccctccccagttgcagccctgattgcttcccaaatgtctctgaaatctaaattaaaaataGACCCATTGTGTCATaggtatggttttttttttctcctgaagcaGTGGCAGGTGCTCTGCCTGCTTCCAAGGTAATGATGCGTCAAAATTCTGGACTGGGGAAAACGATAGGGAGAGCTTTCAGGGGAAGATCACCAACTGGAAGGGAAAGAGTGAAGAGGGCTACCGGGTttgggctgcaaatatctggaCTGCTGGATATTGTCAAAGGCACTTAGAATAGCCCTGTTGTCGTCTCATGGTTATCTAGGAATTTGCAgactagatctggtagctctaagcAAAGTATTCTTTTCCTTTCAACATTTCCCTCAggtgatgtttgtatttacattaaaAAGCGATGTATTTTGTgcttaaacatttctattttgCCTTACTTTAATCCGGCTCACAGATTTGTTTTTTAAGCAACGTTTCACCATCATCTTGCAGCCCTTCAGTACTTCCTAAACGGACGTCCTCGATTTGCTGAGTACACATGTTTGACAATTGGTTATCTTCATTATATTCTAGGGCACACCATTCCCTGATTCTGTAGAAATTATGGGTTGTAAACATCCAGCTGAAGGATTCTTTGCAATGCTGTCTCTatattaaacaaaccacagccAAGATTTTACAATATTTGCAGTTTTGAATGATAGGCGATTAAACATCATATTGTAATGTGTTATCTAGCTGTGAAGATATGAGCAATCTAAATAATGTGTCTGAATTCATCCTCCTGGGACTTACTCAGAATTCAGAGTTACAGAGAGTCTGTTTTGGTCTGTTTTTGATCTTCTACATGGCAATTCTGCTGGGGAATCTCCTGATCATTGTCACAATTAAGAGCAGCCGCCACCTGACTTCTCCCATGTATTTCTTTCTCAGTTATCTTTCTTTCGTAGACATCTGTTATCCCTCAGTCACTGCTCCCAAACTGATAGCTGACTTCCTTGTTAAGAAGAAAACCATCTCTTTTGTTGGTTGCATGGCACAGCTTTTTGCAGTCCACTTCTTTGGTTGTGCTGAAATTTTCCTTCTGGCAGTGATGGCCTACGACCGATACATTGCGATCTGCAAGCCTCTCCACTATACCACTATTATGAACAAGGGAGTCTGCAGTTGCATGGTGGCTCTTGCATGGCTGGGTGGGTTTGTACATTCAATGGTACAGACACTCCTCACTACACAGCTACCCTTCTGTGGGCCTAATGAAATTGACCACTATTTTTGTGATGTTCACCCTTTATTGAAATTAGCCTGCACTGATACCTACACAGTTGGACTCATTGTCATTGCCAACAGTGGCATGATTTCCCTCATTTGTTTTCTTGTGCTGGCTGTTTCCTACATTGTGATCCTACTCACGCTGAGGACTCGTTCGTCCGAAGGACGTCTCAAGGCTCTTTCCACCTGTGCCTCCCACATTACTGCTGTGATTCTGTATTTTGGCCCCTGCATCTTCTTTTACCTGAGGCCTTCCACCACATTCTCAGAGGACAAGAGTGTTGCTGTTTTCTACACGATTATCACCTCTTTGCTCAATCCATTAATTTACACCTTGAGAAATGAAGAGGTGAAAAATGCCATGAGAACATTATGGAGCAAAAGAGTAATTTGGGAAAAGAAATTACAATTAGATTTAAAAGCAAAGCCCTGAGTCTGCAATCATGTTAGATGAATGACAGGGAAGCATATAGTAGCATCAATACTGGAGCATATTGCACAGGGAAGTCTTCTGTTTTTCGCAAGATTTCAGTGCATCCTCTCCCCTTCCAGTAATGAGTATAAAAGTGAAATCTCTAATCTGGATGCTTTAAATGTTGACACCGTGCATAAAGGTTTTTCCCCACCTATGATTTAGGGCTGGGGATGGAGGGTTTAATCGCTCCTCCTGCAATAGAGTGGCAGTAGTAATGATTACATTTGACGATTTAATATTTAGTTAAAATAATTGAATTGACATTATCTAATGTGGTTACctgtgcttctttttcttttctcctgctcCAGTAGTTCTGTTCTGATATTTCAAGGATCACTAGGTTTGTGTGCTAACAAAGCATGAGGTACCAAGAAGCTTTTTAAGTTTGGCCTCTGTATAGTCACAGTTGAATGCATTTGCTATTTAGAATCACTTGCCATCTGATGAAATCCAAGTGTGACAtaggtacatacatacatacatacaacccaGACAGCTTGCCTGCCTATAAGGAGATATGCAAAGATCACGGCTGAATTCTGTGGCTAGTATCTCTGCGGACTGTGTTCTCAAGCTGTGGAGGAACACTAAAAGGGGTACGCTTGCCTTTCTCTTTTACTAGTATTCTCACtttgcaaaaataaaggaaaatgtctATCTATGCTTGGGaaattgttatttctttttttaaaaagttgttttcgTTATGTTACTTTAGAGATGAGATATTTTCTTGTTACCCACAATTTAAATATCTACCGGGGGGGGGCAATAATAAGATGTATTTGCATCCTGTATGTGCCTTATAAGAggctcgtgtggcgcagaggggtaggcggcagtattgcacccgaaactctccccacgacccgagatcgatcccagcggaagccggattctcaggtagccggctcaggtcgactcagccttccacccttccgaggccGGTAAAGTGAGCGCCCAgcctgctggggaaggagacgactggggaaggcaatggcagacctccccgctctatagtctgccaagaaaacgttgcaaaaagTTTCACCCCTTTCACATGTGCCTCATAAGATGTGAAGATGAAAGTGCATAATTGTGGCATTAATGTGATGACATCATTGAAGATATGCTGTTATTTTGGGGTCCTTGGGCTTTGCTGTGGACACCACTGCCTATCACCCACACTCTTTTTGGGGATTTTTTCTGGCTCTGCTG contains:
- the LOC134502555 gene encoding olfactory receptor 4S2-like; translated protein: MENLNNVSEFILLGLTQDQELQKVCLDLFLIFYMAILLGNLLIIVTIKSSRHLTSPMYFFLSYLSFIDICYSSVTAPKLIADFLVKKKTISFVGCMAQLFGVHFFGCAEIFLLTVMAYDRYIAISKPLHYTTIMNKGVCSCMVVLSWLGGFVHSMVQTLLTTQLPFCGPNEIDHYFCDVHPLLKLACTDTYTVGLIVIANSGMISLSCFLVLAVSYIVILLTLRTRSSEGRLKALSTCASHITVVILFLGPCIFLYMRPSTTFSEDKSVAVFYTIITPLLNPLIYTLRNEEVKKAMRTLWSKRLVLTCEKKNPESPTLW
- the LOC134502621 gene encoding olfactory receptor 4S2-like, whose amino-acid sequence is MSNLNNVSEFILLGLTQNSELQRVCFGLFLIFYMAILLGNLLIIVTIKSSRHLTSPMYFFLSYLSFVDICYPSVTAPKLIADFLVKKKTISFVGCMAQLFAVHFFGCAEIFLLAVMAYDRYIAICKPLHYTTIMNKGVCSCMVALAWLGGFVHSMVQTLLTTQLPFCGPNEIDHYFCDVHPLLKLACTDTYTVGLIVIANSGMISLICFLVLAVSYIVILLTLRTRSSEGRLKALSTCASHITAVILYFGPCIFFYLRPSTTFSEDKSVAVFYTIITSLLNPLIYTLRNEEVKNAMRTLWSKRVIWEKKLQLDLKAKP